In Candidatus Zixiibacteriota bacterium, the genomic stretch GTCCGACAGCCCCGTCCTCCCCGAGTCGTTTGAACTTGGCCAGAACAATCCGAACCCCTTCAACCCGTCAACTTCTATCGATTTTGCCTTGCCGAAGTCGGCAAACGTGAAAGTCGAGATCTTCAATATCCTTGGACAGAAGGTCAAGACCGTCGTTGACGAGTATCTCTCGGCGGGCTACAAGAAGGTCACTTGGGATGGCACCGACAACACTGGCAAGACCGTTGCCTCCGGCGTTTATCTCTATCGCATGACTGCCGACGACTTCACGGCTACCAAGAAGATGATGCTAATGAAGTAGTTAGCTCTGTTTCGAGCTTTCAAGCCCTCTGTGAGCGATCATAGAGGGCTTTTTTTATCGCCTTGCTCATATGAGTTATCCACATCATAAGTCATTGGTGGATTAACATTTAACCTAATATGCATCCGTCGCTATAATTTCATTGACTTGTCCATTTTTATGTGTTAATATGGCGCTCTGTTTTTAAGGGCATGATAGCGGTAACTGGACATAAATTCACGATCGGCAAAGAGGAGTATTCCCCCTATGCCGTTGAGATCCAATACTTTAGGGTCAACAAGCGGTATTGGTCGATCTGCTTCGAACGCATCCGCCGTGCCGGTTTCCGCATCATCTCCACTGTCATCCCTTGGCAGCTACACGAGGATAGTCACCGCGAGTTCGACTTCTCCGGATTCACCGATCAAACCAAAGACCTGATCGTCTTCATCGAACTGGCTCGCGAATTCGGCTTCAAGATCATCCTCAAGCCGGGGCCGATCGCTTTCGCCGAACTGCCAAACGGCGGCCTGCCCCCGTTCCTGAGCAAGTATCCCGAAATCTTTGCGCTTGATTCCAATGGCGCCGTCACGCAGACGAATCTGTCCGACGGCACCCCCGATTTCACCTATCCGTCGCTGCCGCACCCGCGAATGCAGAACTTCGTCAAGCACTACCTGAACGGCCTGACGGAAATCGTCAAGAATTACATCTATCCGCGCGGTCCCCTGTTCCTGGTCGAGCTTGATCCCGGCACCTACTTTGGCGGCGATCCCTATCCGTGGAAGTCTGATTACAATCCGCACATTGTCGGTTCTTTGTATCCGCAGTTTCTGGAGAAACGCTACGGCGACATTCGTACTCTCAATGCCGCCTACGGCGATTCGGCGAATGACTTTACCGCCGTCAAGCCACCCAAGGATTTCATCATCGCCAAGGATATTTCCTTCACCAAGATGATGGATTGGTTCCGCTTCAAGGAGTGGCTGATCAAGGACAATGCCACGCACATGATCGATCTCTACAAGAGCTTCCAGTGCGAACCCTTGTTCTACCAGACCCTGGCATTTCACCGCAACTTCCAGGCGCCGATGACGCCGATCGTCTCGGTCGACGGGGAAGTCTTCCCGACCATCCAGATCACCTGGGATACCTCCTCGACCGGCATGCTGCAGCGGATTCGCTATCTGCGCGCCAACTCTGAGTTCCCGTGGGCATCCTCCATCTCGCTCGGCAATCACACCGCGGACATGGCGACTACCAAGAAGCATTTCCCGATCACGGCCGATGCCTCCAAGTATATCCTGACCTTGTCCCTGGCTGGCGGCATCAAGGGCGTCAATCAGTACAAATTCGTCGAAACTGAAAACTGGTACGACGCGCCGATGGCCAACGACGGCACGATCCAGGAATCTTTCGAAGTCGTCCGCCGCTACATGCATTCGCTCAGCCATATCGACATCGGCACCTTCCAGCAGCCGGTCAGCGTCGCCATCGCGGCGCACCGTCTCAACAACTGGCTCTCGCTCCTGGAGGATCCCGGTCCCTACCACTATGTCCAGACCTTGAACGAATTCACCATGGCCGAAATCGGCCGCGACCTCGACCGTCTCAAACAGGATTTCATCATCCCCGATCTCGACAGCCCCGCCTCCTTCGAGGGCGTCAAGAACCTGATCGTCCCGGTTACCGAAATCATGGATGAGGAGAAACAGGAATTCCTTGTCGAGAAGGCGCGCGAGGGCGCCAACCTGATTCTGGTCGGCCTGCTGCCGCGCTTCAACTCCGAGATGCAAAACTGCCAGGTGCTGGCCAACGCGATCAACTGCAAAACGCAGGCGCTCGGCAAAATCGGCACCGTCGTGACCAGCAAAGACAAGTTCCCATCCTACGTCTTCGGCTCGATCAACTCGACCGCGCGCAAGTCCAAGAAACTCGCGACCTATGCCAAGAAGAACGTCGGAATGGTCATCAATAAATTCAAGGGCACAGTGGTGTTGTTGACCTTCGACTTCTCGTCGCAGGGCAATCACATGAAGATCAACTTCTTCCAGAACCTGCTCAGCGACCTCGGCGTCAAATTCCCGATCCAGACATCGCACCCGAACGTGCGTGTCTTCTTGCACAAGGGCGAGAAGAGCTGCATGCTATACATCCTCAATTCGATGCCGAATCAGATCTTCCGTCGTGCCAAGCCGCAGCCGACCAAGGTCGTCTTGCAGGTCGACCTCAAAGCGTACGGCGTCAAAGGCAACAAGGTCCGCCTCGTCGACATCTTCACCAACGAAGAGATCATCACTACCGCTGACGAGCTGCGCGA encodes the following:
- a CDS encoding beta-galactosidase — its product is MIAVTGHKFTIGKEEYSPYAVEIQYFRVNKRYWSICFERIRRAGFRIISTVIPWQLHEDSHREFDFSGFTDQTKDLIVFIELAREFGFKIILKPGPIAFAELPNGGLPPFLSKYPEIFALDSNGAVTQTNLSDGTPDFTYPSLPHPRMQNFVKHYLNGLTEIVKNYIYPRGPLFLVELDPGTYFGGDPYPWKSDYNPHIVGSLYPQFLEKRYGDIRTLNAAYGDSANDFTAVKPPKDFIIAKDISFTKMMDWFRFKEWLIKDNATHMIDLYKSFQCEPLFYQTLAFHRNFQAPMTPIVSVDGEVFPTIQITWDTSSTGMLQRIRYLRANSEFPWASSISLGNHTADMATTKKHFPITADASKYILTLSLAGGIKGVNQYKFVETENWYDAPMANDGTIQESFEVVRRYMHSLSHIDIGTFQQPVSVAIAAHRLNNWLSLLEDPGPYHYVQTLNEFTMAEIGRDLDRLKQDFIIPDLDSPASFEGVKNLIVPVTEIMDEEKQEFLVEKAREGANLILVGLLPRFNSEMQNCQVLANAINCKTQALGKIGTVVTSKDKFPSYVFGSINSTARKSKKLATYAKKNVGMVINKFKGTVVLLTFDFSSQGNHMKINFFQNLLSDLGVKFPIQTSHPNVRVFLHKGEKSCMLYILNSMPNQIFRRAKPQPTKVVLQVDLKAYGVKGNKVRLVDIFTNEEIITTADELR